A stretch of the Arthrobacter sp. PAMC 25486 genome encodes the following:
- a CDS encoding pyridoxamine 5'-phosphate oxidase family protein, protein MTNKTTASAATPDVPDIETLSKDQCWELLRGRVVGRLAVVVEDHPDIFPINYAVDNESLVFRTAEGTKLYGSTNNTPVAFEIDGYDPKTEQAWSVVLRGSVLAIWSETELAEAQSLILQPWQGGPKNHLMRILPLNLSGRRFHVTRPDIWTTPLADARRASFE, encoded by the coding sequence ATGACGAACAAGACGACAGCTTCAGCGGCCACACCGGATGTCCCGGACATTGAAACTCTGTCAAAGGATCAATGCTGGGAATTGCTGCGTGGACGGGTCGTCGGGCGCTTGGCTGTCGTCGTTGAGGATCATCCTGACATTTTTCCCATCAATTACGCGGTGGACAATGAATCACTCGTCTTCCGAACCGCCGAAGGCACCAAACTGTACGGCTCGACGAACAACACACCGGTCGCCTTCGAAATTGATGGCTATGACCCTAAAACAGAGCAGGCCTGGAGCGTTGTCCTGCGAGGCAGTGTTCTGGCGATTTGGTCTGAAACCGAACTTGCCGAGGCGCAAAGCCTGATACTGCAGCCGTGGCAGGGCGGCCCCAAGAACCACCTGATGCGTATCCTCCCCCTGAACCTCAGCGGGAGAAGATTTCACGTCACAAGACCCGATATTTGGACGACTCCCTTGGCGGATGCACGGCGCGCCTCCTTTGAGTGA
- a CDS encoding universal stress protein, protein MLNNEASRAREFAPTVEVRTSLHFGEPAHVLAELYSGSAMVVVGTDRTADVHGEGFGAVNMQLATIGRCPVAVIPTPQKAVRAGVVVAIDGSSQSMAACFTAAQATSAEQDETAGRMTLETAVACLRARHIGLTMDERFEHCDVPARALIDAGKGAEMLVVGNRGRGVVQHAPKASVLQGLLLLVPCPVVLIQQDHVDDTAGQISGRNAFLPPSTDRVGGQ, encoded by the coding sequence TTGCTGAACAACGAAGCCAGCCGGGCGCGTGAGTTTGCGCCGACCGTGGAGGTGCGGACCAGCCTTCATTTTGGCGAACCTGCCCATGTACTGGCTGAACTTTATTCAGGTTCCGCCATGGTGGTGGTCGGCACGGACAGGACTGCCGATGTGCACGGAGAAGGATTCGGTGCGGTCAACATGCAGCTCGCCACGATCGGGCGATGCCCCGTGGCTGTCATTCCAACTCCCCAGAAGGCCGTGAGGGCCGGCGTCGTCGTGGCTATTGATGGTTCCTCACAGTCCATGGCCGCCTGCTTCACCGCCGCCCAAGCGACAAGCGCCGAACAGGATGAGACCGCGGGACGTATGACCCTGGAGACAGCTGTCGCCTGTCTGCGCGCCCGTCATATAGGCCTCACAATGGACGAGCGATTCGAGCACTGCGATGTGCCGGCGCGGGCCTTGATCGATGCAGGAAAGGGTGCTGAGATGCTCGTGGTTGGAAACCGTGGCAGGGGAGTTGTGCAACACGCGCCCAAGGCGTCGGTCCTACAAGGCCTGCTTCTGCTGGTTCCCTGTCCCGTTGTCCTGATCCAGCAGGATCATGTGGACGACACCGCTGGCCAGATCAGCGGTCGCAATGCGTTTTTGCCTCCAAGCACAGATCGTGTGGGAGGACAGTGA
- a CDS encoding SPFH domain-containing protein, which yields MKHSPKRMPSTQGSGIREILDVTTLESGVEVTLVELKDIQLPDSMKRARPRQAEAEREKRAKIIAALGESLAAAALGDASDAMMAHPPGPPTEKPSKSGGVRR from the coding sequence ATGAAACACTCGCCGAAACGGATGCCATCAACTCAGGGATCAGGGATCAGGGAAATTCTGGATGTAACCACCTTGGAATCGGGTGTTGAAGTGACGTTGGTCGAACTCAAGGACATTCAACTTCCTGACAGCATGAAGCGTGCCAGGCCCCGGCAGGCGGAAGCCGAGCGGGAAAAGAGGGCGAAGATCATTGCTGCTTTGGGTGAGTCGTTGGCAGCAGCGGCGCTCGGCGACGCGTCGGACGCCATGATGGCCCACCCCCCTGGCCCTCCAACTGAGAAACCTTCAAAGTCTGGTGGAGTTCGGCGTTGA
- a CDS encoding DUF2306 domain-containing protein has product MIQLGPIRTDRMGRWVPFALSAVILIPTVAGTLRLVELSSGPQLKPEDSRLTASPVPVVVHISRAIPYAVIGAYQFSPWLRRRHPKWHRMAGRALLPLGLAVAFTALWMTLFYAGQSGTGAPHYAFRLMLGSGMVASILLGFTALRHGDVAHHLAWMTRACALALGAGTQVFTQGFGNTVFGTSGLTTTLMMGAGWAIHLATAEFIIRRSRKHLPAESRPS; this is encoded by the coding sequence GTGATCCAGCTCGGCCCGATCCGCACCGACAGGATGGGACGGTGGGTGCCGTTCGCGCTCAGCGCAGTCATCCTGATCCCAACAGTGGCCGGCACGCTGCGATTGGTGGAGCTGTCCAGCGGCCCCCAACTCAAACCCGAAGATTCGCGCCTGACGGCGTCACCAGTCCCCGTCGTCGTTCATATCAGCAGAGCGATTCCCTACGCCGTCATTGGTGCATACCAGTTTTCCCCCTGGCTGCGGCGGCGCCACCCGAAATGGCACAGAATGGCCGGGCGCGCCCTGCTGCCACTGGGCTTGGCAGTAGCATTCACGGCCCTCTGGATGACACTGTTCTACGCCGGCCAGTCCGGAACCGGAGCCCCGCACTACGCATTCAGGCTCATGCTTGGTTCGGGCATGGTCGCCAGCATCCTGCTCGGATTCACAGCGCTCCGCCATGGGGATGTGGCACACCACCTGGCATGGATGACACGCGCCTGCGCACTCGCCCTTGGCGCCGGTACCCAGGTGTTCACACAAGGCTTTGGGAACACGGTCTTCGGCACCAGCGGACTCACCACCACGCTCATGATGGGCGCGGGTTGGGCCATACACCTGGCCACCGCTGAGTTCATCATCCGCCGCAGCCGCAAACATCTTCCGGCGGAGTCGAGGCCGTCATGA
- a CDS encoding AarF/ABC1/UbiB kinase family protein, translating into MLSTRPDILPPDFLTELSKLQSEAPQVPAHVIRSLIEQELGATPEELFSTFSDVPLASASIGQAHAATLHDGTAVVVKVRRPGVVAQVQEDLEILQNLAHQAGRNWAAVADYNLESIATRFAATLRAELDYLQEGANAERFAKNFANDPSIHIPRIFWPTTTSRVLTIERIHGLKINDAEVLAMPAGDRNRLADLAAKAAVKMIFEDGFFHADPHPGNLFVESTSRIGLIDFGMVGEVGNELRGHLGNLLLAFSFDDPDRIARALLELAVNRPTSDRNHLRQDVLHFMEQYQGRQLGQIEISPLIRQILAILRNHHLQLPSEMAMLTKMIFMTEGMGARLNPDFNLGTVIKSYASKLAFKRAIPRNLLRNLSQWGLDAADLGANLPDKVRRLLDLLDDGVEVHLRSEELVPLVARAERIGNRLVAGMIVAAFVRGIGELTAADRERLQTWQNALVAGGAGVVAALGGYLAWTARRSAGGNR; encoded by the coding sequence GTGCTGTCCACACGGCCAGACATCCTTCCACCGGACTTCCTCACAGAGCTGTCCAAACTTCAGAGCGAGGCGCCGCAGGTGCCGGCACATGTCATCCGTTCCCTCATCGAGCAGGAACTCGGGGCAACGCCCGAAGAGCTCTTCAGCACCTTCAGCGACGTTCCCCTGGCAAGTGCCTCGATTGGCCAGGCACACGCAGCAACACTGCATGACGGCACCGCCGTCGTGGTCAAGGTTCGACGACCAGGCGTCGTGGCCCAGGTTCAGGAGGACCTGGAGATCCTCCAAAACCTCGCCCACCAGGCTGGCCGCAACTGGGCTGCGGTGGCAGATTACAACCTTGAGTCCATTGCCACCAGGTTTGCTGCAACACTTCGCGCCGAACTCGACTACCTGCAGGAAGGCGCCAACGCGGAACGCTTCGCCAAGAATTTTGCCAATGATCCAAGCATCCATATTCCGAGAATCTTCTGGCCCACGACCACATCCCGGGTACTGACCATTGAACGAATCCATGGATTGAAGATCAACGACGCCGAAGTCCTGGCCATGCCTGCCGGCGACAGAAATCGCCTGGCGGACCTGGCAGCCAAGGCTGCCGTCAAAATGATCTTTGAGGACGGCTTCTTCCACGCAGACCCACACCCGGGAAATCTGTTTGTTGAATCAACTTCACGAATAGGCCTGATCGATTTTGGCATGGTGGGCGAAGTTGGCAATGAACTCCGCGGCCACCTCGGGAACCTATTGTTGGCATTCAGCTTCGACGACCCAGACAGAATCGCCCGGGCACTGCTGGAGCTCGCCGTCAACCGCCCAACCTCGGATCGTAACCATCTACGGCAAGACGTCTTGCACTTCATGGAGCAATATCAAGGACGTCAACTGGGCCAAATCGAAATCTCACCCCTGATCAGACAAATATTGGCCATTCTGCGCAATCACCATCTTCAGCTACCCAGCGAAATGGCGATGCTGACGAAAATGATCTTCATGACCGAAGGAATGGGCGCTCGATTGAATCCGGACTTCAATCTCGGCACAGTGATCAAGTCCTATGCCAGCAAGTTGGCCTTCAAAAGGGCGATTCCCCGCAATCTCCTACGCAACCTCTCCCAATGGGGTTTGGACGCCGCAGACCTGGGTGCCAATCTTCCCGATAAGGTACGACGACTACTTGACCTTCTGGACGACGGCGTCGAGGTCCACTTGCGTTCAGAGGAATTGGTGCCTTTGGTGGCCCGAGCTGAACGAATCGGCAACCGCCTCGTTGCCGGGATGATAGTTGCAGCATTTGTTCGAGGGATCGGAGAGCTTACAGCCGCAGACAGGGAACGGCTGCAGACATGGCAAAACGCCCTGGTTGCCGGCGGCGCTGGTGTTGTTGCTGCATTGGGCGGCTACTTGGCGTGGACCGCGCGGCGTAGCGCCGGGGGTAACCGTTAG
- a CDS encoding universal stress protein codes for MVVAPRIVVGVDGSPRSRAALEWAALRAPRQTLSLLLVYAVPDYLVSPGRIECQSVRDALGAC; via the coding sequence ATGGTTGTAGCACCGCGGATTGTGGTGGGGGTGGATGGCTCACCCCGTAGCAGGGCTGCCCTCGAGTGGGCCGCACTCCGGGCCCCGCGGCAAACGCTGTCCCTGCTGTTGGTTTACGCCGTCCCGGACTACCTGGTCTCGCCCGGGCGCATTGAATGCCAAAGTGTGCGGGATGCTCTCGGGGCTTGCTGA
- a CDS encoding GAF domain-containing protein has protein sequence MTESDAGTDVPLLPAAEGTRIEDLLKEFVDRAGELLSTQERIRGLLAAVVSVAEDLSLDAVLERVVKSACTLLDARYAALGVIGDDQSLSHFITVGIDEELIRKIGPLPTGHGVLGLLTSDPHPLRLHDLHEHPASYGFPEHHPSMVTFLGVPVRVRGKVFGNLYLTEKAGGEDFTTEDEELAVALAAAAGVAIENARLFEDARRRSRWLEACMDVTGKMMDDERNITESSLDMIAATALAESDSALTMIGVSSDTRPELYVAAAAGERAPLLAGRSLALDSPAISEVLRTGVPTVFDDATDLLGDEDGKAFGPIVVIALGPQGTNQGLLILARSQGSGTYSKIVVEMSAVFGSHVALALELARTHRLREQIMVFTDRDRIARDLHDVVIQRLFAAGLSVQSLQRFITDKTASGRIRAVTTELDETIRDLRNTIYSLRVSSGETELLSDLILRAVRNAAKPLAFAPRLNLAGPIDSAISEETAKHLLAVLTEGLSNAVRHSDAGAIDVSVEVTADNVTVIIDDDGVGVGDPDRQSGLLNMKQRAEILHGTFEIESTAHTGTRLAWCVPAAAAQ, from the coding sequence GTGACGGAATCTGATGCGGGGACGGACGTGCCGTTGTTGCCGGCCGCGGAAGGTACTCGGATTGAGGATTTGCTCAAGGAGTTTGTAGATCGGGCGGGCGAATTGCTCTCCACACAGGAACGGATACGCGGCTTACTGGCCGCCGTGGTTTCCGTAGCAGAAGACCTCAGCCTGGATGCGGTTCTTGAGAGGGTGGTGAAATCCGCCTGCACACTTCTGGACGCCCGCTACGCAGCGTTGGGAGTTATCGGCGACGACCAATCACTGAGTCATTTCATTACCGTTGGAATCGATGAAGAACTCATTCGCAAGATTGGCCCGTTGCCCACGGGGCACGGCGTCCTGGGACTGCTGACAAGTGACCCGCACCCGTTGCGCCTGCACGATTTGCACGAGCACCCCGCTTCCTATGGGTTTCCGGAACACCATCCATCCATGGTGACCTTTCTCGGTGTTCCCGTAAGGGTGAGAGGCAAGGTCTTTGGGAACCTTTATCTGACCGAAAAGGCAGGCGGTGAGGACTTCACAACGGAGGATGAGGAACTGGCAGTGGCCCTGGCTGCTGCCGCAGGCGTCGCCATTGAAAATGCCCGTTTGTTTGAGGATGCCAGACGACGTTCGCGCTGGCTGGAAGCCTGCATGGATGTCACTGGCAAAATGATGGATGACGAACGCAATATCACTGAAAGCAGCCTGGACATGATTGCGGCCACTGCGTTGGCGGAGTCGGACTCAGCCCTGACCATGATCGGGGTTTCTTCTGACACGCGACCTGAATTGTATGTTGCAGCGGCGGCCGGGGAGCGGGCACCGCTGCTGGCGGGCCGCTCGTTGGCCTTGGATTCACCGGCGATCTCGGAGGTTTTGAGAACGGGGGTCCCGACGGTATTCGATGACGCCACTGACCTGCTCGGCGATGAGGACGGGAAGGCTTTTGGCCCCATCGTTGTGATTGCGTTGGGCCCCCAAGGAACGAATCAGGGCCTGTTGATCTTGGCGCGGAGTCAAGGTTCAGGCACCTATTCAAAGATTGTCGTGGAGATGAGCGCCGTGTTTGGCTCCCACGTGGCTTTGGCCCTGGAACTGGCCCGGACGCACAGGTTGCGTGAACAGATCATGGTATTCACCGACCGGGATCGTATTGCAAGGGACTTGCACGACGTCGTCATCCAGCGTCTCTTTGCGGCTGGCCTGAGCGTTCAGAGCCTACAGCGATTCATCACGGACAAGACGGCGTCAGGGCGGATCAGGGCCGTCACCACGGAGCTTGACGAGACCATTCGGGATCTGCGGAACACCATTTACTCGTTGCGGGTCAGCTCCGGTGAAACAGAGCTGCTCAGCGACTTGATCTTGCGCGCAGTTCGCAATGCTGCCAAGCCACTCGCCTTCGCTCCCCGGTTGAATTTGGCCGGCCCCATAGACTCTGCAATCTCCGAGGAGACGGCCAAACATCTACTGGCAGTATTGACCGAGGGGTTGAGCAACGCCGTTCGGCATTCCGACGCGGGGGCAATCGACGTTTCCGTTGAGGTGACGGCGGACAACGTGACGGTCATTATTGACGACGACGGAGTCGGTGTGGGCGATCCGGATCGTCAAAGCGGGCTGCTGAACATGAAACAGCGGGCAGAAATTCTCCATGGAACCTTTGAGATAGAGAGCACTGCACACACCGGGACCCGCCTGGCCTGGTGTGTTCCCGCGGCAGCTGCTCAATGA
- a CDS encoding NADPH-dependent F420 reductase, whose product MEQITIIGSGNMARSIAVRMLQARHSVQILGRNGGKTRELVEFLGAGAQGGGEGAVIEGGIVFLAVPFEEAKKSVLFYGEALAGRVSVDISNPVDLATFDKLLTPAGSSAAEQTALHASPEALVVKAFNTCLAKPLEAGTVAGIPLDVFIAGDSEQAKVKVSAVVAASGLRPIDVGPLRRARELEAMMLLVMGLQVSPAHENFNWDTSLNLLP is encoded by the coding sequence ATGGAACAAATCACCATTATCGGCAGCGGAAATATGGCCCGCTCCATTGCCGTTCGCATGCTCCAAGCCAGGCATTCAGTGCAGATTTTGGGACGCAACGGGGGAAAGACCCGTGAACTCGTCGAGTTCCTCGGAGCCGGAGCCCAAGGCGGCGGAGAGGGGGCTGTCATTGAAGGAGGAATTGTCTTCCTGGCGGTCCCTTTTGAGGAGGCCAAGAAATCGGTGCTCTTCTATGGCGAAGCATTGGCAGGCAGGGTCAGCGTGGACATCAGCAACCCCGTCGACCTGGCCACCTTCGACAAGCTCTTGACCCCCGCTGGAAGTTCAGCAGCCGAGCAGACCGCCCTCCATGCAAGCCCTGAGGCGCTCGTGGTCAAGGCTTTCAACACCTGCCTGGCCAAGCCCTTGGAAGCCGGGACTGTGGCAGGGATACCGTTGGACGTGTTCATCGCCGGCGACTCCGAACAGGCAAAGGTCAAGGTAAGTGCCGTTGTTGCAGCCTCGGGGCTGCGCCCCATCGATGTGGGACCGCTCCGAAGGGCGCGCGAACTCGAGGCCATGATGCTGCTGGTCATGGGTCTGCAAGTCAGCCCCGCACACGAGAACTTCAACTGGGACACGTCATTGAACCTCCTCCCCTAA
- a CDS encoding response regulator transcription factor, whose protein sequence is MDRLVTPDEVTTPTPVESITVFILDDHELVRRGLKELLEGEGFRVIGSTGSALAATRRIPALHPDVSVLDARLPDGTGIEVCRDVRSVDPSLRCLILTSYDDEQALRGAVLAGASGYVLKEIDGTDLLTSLRRTAKGESLFSPDVMEKVVQGLAEPERADPRIAALTPQEGRVLKLIGRGLTNRDIGREMFLAEKTVKNYVSSLLAKLGFERRTQAAIFITDTTWKTPPEHH, encoded by the coding sequence ATGGATCGGCTGGTTACCCCCGATGAAGTAACGACACCAACCCCTGTGGAGTCGATCACCGTCTTCATCCTCGACGATCACGAACTCGTCAGGCGGGGACTGAAAGAGCTGCTCGAGGGCGAGGGGTTCAGAGTCATCGGCTCCACCGGTTCCGCGCTGGCAGCGACCAGGCGCATTCCAGCCTTGCATCCAGACGTTTCAGTGTTGGACGCGCGCCTGCCCGATGGAACGGGGATTGAGGTCTGCCGTGATGTCCGGTCCGTGGATCCGTCCCTGCGGTGCCTGATACTCACCAGCTACGACGACGAGCAGGCCTTGCGTGGTGCTGTGCTTGCCGGAGCTTCCGGCTATGTGCTGAAGGAGATCGATGGCACGGACCTGCTGACGTCCCTGCGTCGCACTGCCAAGGGCGAATCACTTTTCAGTCCCGATGTTATGGAGAAGGTGGTTCAAGGCCTGGCCGAACCTGAACGGGCAGATCCACGGATCGCTGCCCTGACCCCGCAGGAGGGCCGCGTACTAAAACTTATTGGGCGCGGCTTGACCAATCGGGACATCGGCCGTGAGATGTTTCTGGCAGAGAAGACTGTGAAGAACTACGTATCCTCACTCCTGGCCAAGCTGGGTTTTGAACGCCGCACGCAAGCCGCCATTTTCATTACGGATACAACTTGGAAAACGCCTCCGGAGCATCATTGA
- a CDS encoding pyridoxamine 5'-phosphate oxidase family protein: MTNTNVVPKPEILNLQQCWHLLQQTSIGRLALTVEGRPDVFPVNYKVDQETIFFRTGGGTKFSSLEGGTNVAFEADAVSAEFGTAWSVVVKGRAVVATSTNTNLDTISGALFPWQGVEQEHLIRIVPETVTGRRYTLTASMSWRTPLREAIRAGLE; the protein is encoded by the coding sequence ATGACAAATACAAACGTGGTACCAAAACCAGAGATTCTTAACCTCCAGCAATGTTGGCACCTCCTTCAGCAAACGTCGATTGGACGCTTGGCGCTCACCGTCGAGGGTCGTCCTGATGTGTTCCCGGTTAACTACAAGGTGGATCAAGAGACAATCTTCTTCCGCACAGGGGGCGGAACCAAGTTCAGCTCCTTGGAGGGCGGCACCAACGTTGCATTTGAGGCCGACGCCGTGAGTGCGGAATTCGGCACCGCATGGAGCGTTGTCGTCAAGGGCCGCGCCGTGGTGGCGACCTCCACGAACACCAATCTCGACACCATCAGCGGGGCCCTCTTTCCCTGGCAAGGCGTCGAGCAGGAGCACTTGATCCGTATTGTTCCCGAAACGGTGACGGGTAGGCGTTACACGTTAACGGCTTCCATGTCGTGGCGGACACCCCTTAGGGAGGCAATCCGTGCCGGACTCGAATAG
- a CDS encoding transposase — protein MYRIARRVAKDRVISTVDPEATHGHKTSALGFDGYKGHVAMNPDSEIITATDVTAGNTGDAERAKELLAEELASLDAVENREVPEIPAPENTPAVPLNRGYTGMDDGAATADRAGASVATCPANITMRVRPSKDGGTASFGAACASCPLATPHTTAKSGRSITISPHEDGLVRARTTQRESGWRAEYRATRPKVERKTGPLMRRKHGGQRARDRGRTKVDADFSLLAAAVNIARFGLLGISRIVPSTPVGVPVLGAGVRCPALEDRWSGPTGPQVRPADPKTVTDSRFREEHGGQDRLSGTKKLILPGKRTSQTAVKHQSPRHPGPWTAGGLNSGGRHGPVVAASPFVVKQRLRVAARQMVRGALVRFSCSSSRFCGTT, from the coding sequence GTGTACCGTATTGCCCGGCGAGTGGCGAAGGACCGGGTGATTTCCACCGTGGATCCCGAGGCGACGCATGGGCACAAGACCTCGGCTCTTGGCTTTGATGGCTACAAGGGTCATGTGGCGATGAACCCGGATTCCGAGATCATCACGGCGACCGATGTCACCGCCGGGAACACCGGGGATGCGGAACGCGCCAAGGAGCTGCTTGCCGAGGAGCTGGCCAGCCTCGATGCCGTGGAGAACCGCGAAGTTCCCGAGATTCCTGCCCCTGAAAACACTCCGGCGGTTCCGCTCAACCGTGGCTATACCGGCATGGATGATGGTGCCGCAACGGCGGATCGTGCCGGTGCTTCCGTGGCGACTTGCCCGGCGAACATCACCATGCGGGTCCGCCCGTCCAAGGACGGCGGCACCGCATCCTTCGGTGCCGCGTGCGCGAGCTGCCCGCTGGCAACGCCCCACACCACCGCGAAGTCCGGACGGAGCATCACCATCAGCCCCCACGAGGATGGACTGGTCCGGGCCCGGACCACCCAACGGGAGTCGGGGTGGCGGGCCGAATACCGGGCCACCCGCCCGAAGGTGGAACGAAAGACCGGGCCGCTGATGCGGCGAAAGCACGGCGGGCAGCGGGCGAGGGACCGCGGCCGGACCAAGGTGGACGCCGATTTCTCGTTGTTGGCCGCAGCGGTGAACATCGCCCGGTTTGGCCTGCTCGGAATCAGCCGAATCGTCCCCTCAACGCCGGTTGGAGTCCCGGTATTAGGGGCGGGAGTGCGCTGCCCGGCCCTCGAAGACCGTTGGAGCGGCCCTACAGGTCCGCAGGTGCGTCCTGCGGACCCGAAAACGGTTACCGACAGCAGATTCCGGGAAGAACATGGCGGCCAAGATCGGCTCTCTGGCACCAAAAAATTGATTCTCCCGGGCAAGCGGACCTCTCAGACAGCCGTTAAACACCAGTCACCCAGGCACCCCGGCCCCTGGACTGCAGGCGGCCTGAATTCGGGAGGTCGTCACGGTCCCGTCGTGGCAGCCTCCCCTTTTGTTGTCAAGCAACGCCTCCGGGTGGCGGCCCGTCAGATGGTCCGCGGAGCCTTGGTAAGGTTCTCTTGCAGTTCTTCCAGGTTCTGCGGCACCACGTAG
- a CDS encoding NADPH-dependent F420 reductase, giving the protein MTTIGIIGAGHIGSQIARKAVDLGYDVVISNSRGPETLADLVAELGPQARAATAAEAGAAGDFAVVTIPLKNYKALPAEALAGKVVIDTINYYWERDGHVAALDAGEATTSGLVQEHLAGSKIAKGFNHVRAADITTAGSPAGTENRRALATASDHKDASALVARLYDEFGFDTVDIGPLAESWRVERDRPAYVVPQNLEELQENLTKAPRTI; this is encoded by the coding sequence ATGACAACCATCGGAATCATCGGAGCAGGACATATTGGATCCCAGATCGCACGCAAGGCCGTGGACCTGGGATACGACGTGGTCATCAGCAATTCACGCGGGCCAGAAACCCTCGCGGACCTGGTGGCCGAACTCGGACCGCAGGCGCGTGCCGCCACCGCGGCCGAGGCAGGGGCGGCGGGCGACTTCGCAGTGGTCACGATCCCGTTGAAGAACTACAAGGCGCTTCCCGCGGAGGCATTGGCGGGCAAGGTCGTGATCGACACGATCAACTACTACTGGGAACGTGACGGGCATGTCGCAGCATTGGACGCCGGCGAGGCCACCACCTCCGGGTTGGTGCAGGAGCACCTGGCAGGATCGAAAATCGCCAAGGGCTTCAACCACGTTCGTGCGGCGGACATTACCACCGCAGGTTCCCCGGCCGGCACCGAGAACCGCAGGGCGCTGGCCACCGCCAGCGACCACAAGGACGCCTCGGCGCTTGTCGCCCGGCTCTACGACGAGTTCGGCTTCGACACCGTGGACATCGGCCCGCTGGCTGAAAGCTGGCGGGTTGAACGCGACCGCCCCGCCTACGTGGTGCCGCAGAACCTGGAAGAACTGCAAGAGAACCTTACCAAGGCTCCGCGGACCATCTGA
- a CDS encoding pyridoxamine 5'-phosphate oxidase family protein, with protein sequence MTNKSATAPTEELPVHECWALLRGVSVGRLALWVTDHPDIFPINYAVDHGTLVFRTGPGTKLDAALGETPVALEADGVDASSGVAWSVVVKGSTAIINSTQEVLDSFSIMLFPWHSGSKNTFIRITPTSITGRKFTVAAPAEWWTAQANAPHTSPE encoded by the coding sequence ATGACGAACAAATCAGCCACTGCCCCAACGGAGGAACTACCTGTCCACGAGTGCTGGGCGTTGCTTCGCGGCGTCTCCGTCGGACGGCTGGCACTCTGGGTCACGGACCATCCGGACATCTTCCCCATCAACTACGCAGTTGATCACGGCACCCTCGTCTTTCGCACCGGTCCGGGAACGAAACTTGATGCAGCGCTGGGCGAAACCCCGGTGGCTTTGGAAGCCGACGGAGTAGACGCCAGCAGTGGCGTTGCCTGGAGTGTTGTTGTGAAAGGCAGTACCGCGATTATCAACTCAACGCAGGAGGTTCTCGACAGTTTTTCAATCATGCTCTTCCCCTGGCACTCAGGCAGTAAGAACACATTTATCCGTATTACTCCGACGTCGATCACGGGTCGCAAGTTCACCGTGGCCGCGCCGGCCGAGTGGTGGACGGCCCAAGCGAATGCCCCCCACACTTCACCTGAATAA